The Deltaproteobacteria bacterium DNA window CGATCGGCGACGGCGGCTGGTGGGGCCGGCTGGTCGAGAACGCGGTCGGCGCGCATCTGCTGAACGGTCTGCCGGGGCCGGATTGGAGCGTGACGTACTGGCGCGACGGCGACGCCGAGGTCGACTTCGTCGTGGCCCATGGCACGCGCGTGTGGGCGCTGGAGGTCAAGAGCGGCCGCCCGGGCAAGGTCAGCGGCCTGCAGGCCTTCCGGAAGCGCTATCCCAAGGCGACCGTCTGGCTGATCGGCGCGGGCGGTCTCGGGCTCGAAGACTTCTTCGGCCAGCCGGCCACGCATTGGTTTCGCCGCCTCGTTTTTCGCGCTGACATCCCGGGTCGCGTGGCGCTTGTTGGCGGACGCGAAAGGGCGCGGAAATTTCGACGCGGTGCGCTCGGCCGTCGTGAGTTGCTAGCCTTCGGGCCCGGGCCGCGCTAACTTCCGCGACCTATGAAAACTTTCCAGAAGACGTTCCTTTCCGCCGTGCTGATCGTCTCCGTGGCCGCCTGCCAGAACCAAGCGGGCGGCGACAAAGCCGCCGGCGACGGCCAGACCGCCAAGACCGAGGCCAAAGGCGCCGCACCCACGCTCGAGATGTACGTGATGTCCCAGTGCCCGTACGGGGTGCAGGTGGTGAACGCGGTCGCGCCCGTGAAGCAGCAGCTCGGCGACGGTCTGAACCTCAAGATCGGCTACATCGGCAACGGCGCCGCCGGAAACTTCCAGTCGCTGCACGGTCCGGCCGAGGTGAAGGGCGACATCGCGCAGCTCTGCGCCGCCAAGCAGGCGCCGAAGAAGTACCTCGACCTGATCGTCTGCCAGAACAAGAACCCGCGCGCCGTCGACACCAACTGGAAGGATTGCGCGGGCCAGGCGGGCATCGACGCGGCGGCGCTCGAGACCTGCGTGAACGGCGACGAGGGGCAGCAGCTCCTCGCGGCGTCGTTCGCCGAGGCGCAGCAGAAGGGCGCGCAGGGCTCGCCCACCATGGTCCTCGACGGCAAGCCCTACGACGGCGGCCGCAAGACCCGCGACTTCCTGAAGGCGGCGTGCAACGCGACCACCGGAGATCAGCCCGAGGCTTGCAAGAACATCCCCGTGCCGCCCGCCGTGCACGCGATCTTCTTCTCGGACAGGCGCTGTGCCGAGTGCAACATCGCGCCGCTCGAGCCGCGCATCAAGAACGAGCTCGGCGGCCTCCAGGTCCAGCACGTCGACTACATGAGCGAGGACGGCAAGAAGCTCTACCAGGAGCTTCGCGGCCTCGACCCGAACTTCAAGGTGCTGCCCGCGATCCTCGTCGATGCCGACGAGGTCGTGAAGGATGCCGAGGGCTACACGGCGCTCCAGGGCTATATGCAGCCGCTCGGCAAGTGGCGGACGCTCCGCCTCGACGCCAAGTTCGATCCGACCGCCGAGATCTGCGACAACGGCGGCCTCGACGACGACGGCGACGGCAAGGCCGACTGCGCCGACGACCAGTGCACGGATGCCAAGGCGTGTCGCCAGGCGAAGCCGCGCACGCTCGACCTGTTCGTGATGTCGCAGTGTCCGTACGGCGCGCAGGCGATGGTCGCGGCGAACGACGTCGTACAGCACTTCGGCAAGGACATCACCTTGAACGTGCACTTCATCGGTCAGATGGAGGGCGACAAGCTCACGTCGATGCACGGGCAGGCCGAGGTCGACGAGGATCTCCGCGAGATCTGCGCCGCGGCGAAGTACCCGAAGGACCACCAGTTCGCGAAGTACCTGGCGTGCCGCAGCAAGGACTACCGCAATCCGGGCTGGCAGCCGTGCGCGAAGGAAGCCGGCATGGACGAGAAGGTCATCCAGAAGTGCTTCGAGGGCGAAGGCAAGGACCTCCTGAAGAAGTCCTTCCAGTTCGCCGAGAGCCTGAAGATCGGCGCGAGCCCGACCTTCCTCTCGAACAACCGCCGGGAGTTCAACGCGGTCGACGCGGCGAGCCTGCAGAAGCAGTTCTGCGCCGACAATCCCGACGTGAAGGGCTGCGCGCAGCCGATCGGCGCGAAGCAGGGCTGACCCGGAGCGCGAGGACCGCGGATCGATGCCGCGGTCCTCTCACGAGGCGAAATCCATCTCCCGAACGTCGCTCGCCACGCGCAGCGGCGCGGCGGTGGCGCGCTTCACGTCGTCGACGCTGATGCCCGGCGCGATCTCGCGCAGCAGGAAGCCGTCGGCGTCGACGTCGATGTAGGCGAGGTCGGTGACGATGGCCTGCACGCACCCGAGCGCCGTCGCGGGATACGCGAGCCGCTCGACGAGCTTGGAGCGTCCCCCGCGCTCGCAGTGGTAGCAGATGGCGATGACGCGGGCGCCGCCCGCGGCGAGATCCATCGCCCCGCCGATGCCGCCGCTGCTGCCCTCGCCGGTCGTCCAGTTGGCGAGGTCGCCGTTCTGCGCCACCTCGAAGGCGCCGAGCACGACGGTGGTGACGCGGCCGGTGCGCGCCATGGCGAACGACACGTTGGAATCGAAGTACGCGGCGCCCGGGAGCTGCGTGATGAACTGGCCGCTCGCGTTGTAGAGGTCGAGGTCTTCCTCGCCCTCGGCGGGGAACGGTCCGTAGCCGAGGATGCCGTTCTCGGAGTGCAGGGTCACGTCGCGGCCGGCGATGAAGTTCGACACCATCGTCGGGAGGCCGATCCCCAGGTTCACGTACTCACCGTCGCGCAGCAGCGTGGCGGCCTTCAACGCCATGAGCTCGGGCGGGAGGCCGGTGGCTTCGCCGTCGCGGAGCGCGCGGCCCTCGGTCGCGACCGTGCGTCCCGCGCCCATCAGGATCTGGCGGAGCACGCCGATGTCGAGCTGAAGCGTCGTCTTCACGATGCGGTCGACGAAGACTCCCGGCGTCACCACCGCTTCCGGATCGAGCCCGCCGACGCCCACGATCTCCTTCACTTCGGCGATGGTGGTCGCGGCCGCGGTGGCCATCGCCGGCGCGAAGTTCCGCATGCCGCGGCGATAGGTGAGGTTGCCCGCGCCGTCCGCTCGATGCGCCTGCAAGAGCGCGAAGTCGCCGCGGATGGCGCGCTCGAAGAGGTAGCGGCGCCCGTCGATTTCGCGCTCCTCTTTGCCGTGCGCTGCGACGGTGCCGACGCCGGTCGGCGTGTAGAAGCCCGCCAGACCCGCCCCGCCAGCGCGAATGCGCTCGATCAGGGTGCCCTGCGGCACCATCTCGAGCTCGATCTCCCCCCCGCGCACCTGCTCCGCGATCGCCGTGGGGATGGCGGGCGAGGCGAGGTAGCTGCACACCAGCCGGCGGATCTGCTTCTTGTCGGCCAGCACGTTGAGCGACGTCGGTCCCCCGGCCGGCGTGTTGCAGACGACCGTCAAGTCCCGCACGCCGCGCTCGGCGAGCGCCAGCAGGCAGTCGGTCGGCCAGGCCTGCGGCGGGCCGAAGCTGTGCACCAGGAGCGTCGCGCCGTCCGTGATGTCCGCCACCGCCGCGTGGGCGCTTTCGCAGATCCGTGTCGTGGGCATGCCTACCTCTACGGCTTGGGGATGAGGCGCGATCGCTTGAGCACGCGATCGCGGGTGACGAGCGGGACCCGGTGGACGATGCTGGTGGCCCCGATGATCTCATCGGCCGGATCGCTGCGCACGTCGAGCCGCGTGCTCGTCCGGGCGATCTCGCGGGTGAGCGGCCACACGTGCACGCGGGCGAGGGCCCGCACGACATCCGCGTCATCGAGGTCGACCTCGATGCGTCCGAGCTGAGCGAGCTTGGCGATCTCCCAGAACACGATCGCGGAGACACTCCACTGATCGTTTCGCAGCAGACGCGTCTCCGCCGTCGAAAGCCGGCCGGCAACGGCATGCAGCAGGACGTGGGTGTCAAGATTCAGCATGCCAGCGGATACCGGTCGACATGATGTCACCTTTGATCTTGAGCTTCCCCCGCAATGCCCCGATCAAGCTGGCGGAATCGGCGGTGAGTGGAACGAGCTTCGCCACCGGCTTCCCTCGCTTGGTGATCACGATTCCCTCCGGACCGACCTCTTCCAGCAAGGCGAGGCACTGCTCCTTGAACTTGGCGGCCGCGATGTGGCGCATGGTCACGTTCTATAGCTGGTCATCTGAGATGTCCAGATGGCGTGCGGTGGCCGGCGGCGGCCTCGATGGGGGGCGAAGGTCGGGTCGCGGCTCAGAGCCCGGAGAGGACGTCGCCGGCGTGGGTCGCGGGCGTCACGTCCCCGAAGACCTTGCGGACCTTGCCGTCCGGGCCGACGAGGTACGAGATGCGGCTCGGGACCGGCTGCAGGCTCACCCAGACCGCGCCGACCTGCGTCGCGAGCGTCTTGTCCGTGTCGGACAGCAGCCGGAACGGGAAGCCCTCCGCCTTCACGAACGCGGCGTTCGCCTCGGGGTCGTCGAACGAGACGCCGAGGATCTCGATGCCGCGCGCCCGGAAATCCTCGAAGCGGTCACGGAGCCCGCGGCCTTCGGTGGTGCACCCGGGGGTCTGCGCCTTCGGGTAGAACCACAGCAAGTAGGTTTTCCCGGCGAGCGACTGCGACGTGACGACGGCGCCGGTGTGGTCGCGGAGCGACCACACCGGGAACGGATCCCCCGGCTCGAGGAGCGGGCTCGCGAGGGGCGAGGCGGGAATGCCGAGCGTGACGGCGAGCGCGACGACGGCGGCGAGGAGCGCGGGCACGAGGCTCTCATGGCCGCGCTCCCGTGCGCGGTCCATCTCGTCGAGGTCGTGGGCGACGGTTGGGCTCAATTCGCCTTGTCCTTGAACTGCCCGGTGTCGCTGCGAGCCGCCGGGGCGCCGTAGCCCTGGGTCCAGCACGCGCCCGTCGACGCGTGCAGCTGCACGACCACCGCCGGATCCTGCGCCAGGGGCAAGGCGGGAACGGCGAGATGGATGCCGCGCGCCTTCAGCTGGATCTGCGGCTTGCCGGCGACGCCGGATCGGACCGTCATCTGGGTCACGCCGTCGGGCGTGGCATCCTTGTCGGCGTACTTGAACGTGCCGCCGCCGCCGCTCGTCTTCCAGCATGCCTTGCCGCGGCACGTGCCGCCGCCCGGGACGCGCAGGTGCGCCGCGAGCGACGAGACGCCGCTCGTCTGCGCGTACACGCAGAGGTCGTAGCGGGCCGTGCTGGCGAGCGGGTTCCCGACCTCCGCGGCCGTCGTCGCGTCCCCCTTCTTCCACTGCCAGGCGAGCTGATTGCCGGCGTCGGGCGCCCCGGCGAGCGTGCGGTCCTTGATCTGGAGCTGCCCGCCGAGCGCGCTCGTGCAGTCGGACGCCGGTTCGGTGGCGCCGCCGCAGGCACCGGTCGTGCAGGCGTCGCCGGTCGTGCAGGGGTTCGCGTCGTCACAGGGCAAGCCGTTCGCCTCGAGCTGGCAGGCCGCGTCGCAGCAATCGCCGCCGCTCGTGCCGCCGTCGTCGCATTGCTCGCCGGCCGTCGTGATGCCGTTGCCGCAGCCGGTCGGCGTGCAATTCGAGTCGCAGCCGTCGCCGTCGACGAGATTCGCGTCGTCGCAGAGCTCGGGCGGCTCCGTCGAGCCGTTGCCGCAGGTCGTCGCCTCGTCGGCGCCGCAGTCGACGCGGGGTCCGTTCTTGCGCGCGGCGCCGTCGAGATCGGTCTCGCCGACGGCGGGCACGTACGACGGATCGCCGGCGTCGATCGCCGGAGATCCCGCGCCGAGGTGGAAGTCGCCGCTCGCGGGCGCCGCGAGGAGCGGGTCCGCGAAGAGCGAGCCCGCGTCCTGACCGGTTCCCGCCCGGTACGCGGCGAAGCCGACGTACTCGGTCGCGTTCCACGAGAAGCGTGCGGCGGCCGGACCCGCGTCGGTCCACCAGACGTTGTCGTCGAGGACCGTGTTCACGTTGCCGTACTCGGAGACCACGAGCTTGTTCTGGCCGGTCGCGTAGACGACGTTGCTCCGCACGACGTTGTCCTCGGCGTACTGGATCCAGAGCTCGCCGAAGCCCGCGCCGAGCGTGTCGTTCTTGTAGAGCGTGTTGCCGGTGAAGCGGCAGTCGGCGACGCGGCCCGTGTATGCGGCGTAGCCGCCGAAGCCGAGGCCCGCCTTGTCGTTGCCGTGGATGACGTTGTTGCGAACGACGATGCCCGAGGTCACGGTGCCGCCGTTCTCGGCGCCGATCTCCATGCCGACGTCGCACTCGGTCACGAGGTTGTTCTCGATCACGACGTCGCGCCCGCCGTCGACGTAGATGCCGGCCGCGAAGCCGCCGCCGTAGCTCGAGCGCGCCCGCGCCACCCGATTGCCGCGGATGACGCCGTTCCGGCAGACCTTCGCCGGGTCGGGCTGGATGTCGGTCTCGCCGCCGATGCAGTCGATGCCGATGTTGTCGACGTCGTGGACGAAGTTGTCGCTCACGACGAAGCCGTCGACGTTGCCGTTCAGCGTGAGGGCCTCGCTGGTCGCGGGCTCGCAGTCCCAGATCTCGTTGCCGTCGATCACGAGGTCCGAGATCGGCGTCGGCTCGGTCGCGTAGACGGTGATGCCCATGGCGTTCTGGCCCCGCATGTCGTGGATGCGGTTGTCACGGATCTCGAGGTGCGAACCGGAGCCGAGGATGCGGACGCCCGAGCCGTCGGTGACGCCCGGATTGTTCCGGATCTCGAAGCCGACGACCTTCAGGTACGACCGCGAGTCGAGGAGGACCATGCTCTGGTCGCCCGCGACGCCGGTCCCGTCGAGGATGGGGGTCTCGTCCGGGGCGGCGGTGAGCGTGATGAAGCCGTCGACGGCGTTGCCGCTCCGCGGGAAGACGAGGCGCTCGAAGTAGGGCGTCGGCTTCTCGTGCACGACGACGGTGTCGCCCGCCTGCGCGGCGTCGAGCGCGTCCTGGATGACGGTGAAGTCTCCGCCCGAGGGCGCGACGGTGTAGATCGCGGCGCCGGCGACGTGGGGGCAGACCAGCGCGAGGACGAGCGGGAGGAGGCCGGCACGCATGAGGACCATCATAGGCCGGCGGCTCGACGCGACGCTACCGGCAACGAGGAGGGCGAGCGCGCCGCCAGAGGGTATGGCGCCGGCCCGGACCCTGGCGCAACGCCGATTCCCGCAGCACAATGGCCGCATGCCGACGACGATCCCGCGCCTCGGGCTCGGAACGTGGCGCATGGGCGAGGACGCGTTCCAGCGCGCGCACGAGGTCGCGGCGCTGCGCCTCGGACTCGACCTCGGCCTCGGCCTCATCGACACCGCGGAGATGTACGGCGAGGGCGGCGCGGAGGAGGTGGTCGGCGAGGCGATCGCCGGCCGGCGCGACGACGTCTACCTCGTGAGCAAGATCTATCCGCAGAACGCCACGCGCCGCGGGACGGCGGCGGCGTGCGAGCGCAGCTTGAAGCGCCTGCGTACCGACCGGCTCGACCTCTACCTCCTGCACTGGCGTGGCGGCACGCCGCTCGCGGAGGTCGTCGAGCAGCTCGAAGCCCTCGTGCGGGCCGGAAAGATCGTGCGGTGGGGCGTCAGCAACTTCGACGTCGACGACATGGACGAGCTCCGGGCCGCCGGAGGCACGCGCGCGGGCGCGAATCAGGTCCTGTACAACCTGGCGCGCCGCGAGGCCGACTGGGGGCTCCTGCCGTGGTGCCGGCGACATCGCATTCCGGTGATGGCGTACACGCCGTTCGGCGGCGGGGTCCTGAAGCATCGCGTGGTGCGGGCGATCGCCGACGCGCACGGCGCCGCACCCGCGGCCGTCGCGCTCGCGTGGGTGCTCGATCAGCGCGGCGTCGTCACGATCCCGAAGGCGTCGCGGCCCGCGCACGTGCGCGAGAATCGCGCCGCGCTCGATCTCGCGCTCAGCGCGGCCGATCGCGAGCAACTGGCGCGCGCGTTTCCCGCTCCGGAGGGGCCGGTCGCGCTCCGGACCGCGTGACCCCGTCCGCGGCGCGCCGCGTCGTCGCGACGGGACGCGGAGTTGCGCCTTCGCGCAGCCGGCCGCGTTGACTCGCGCGCGCACCCTGGACTAACCCGGTGGCTCCCGCCGATGCGCTTCCCCGGCGCTGCCGTGACTCTCCGGGCGGGCGATGCCTTCGATGCGCTGCCTCCCGGTCGTCACTGCCGTCCTCTCGCTCGCGCTCGCCGCCGCTGCCGGCGACGTCGAGGCGTCGATCCAGGGCAAGGGGCGTTCGCGCTCCGCGGCGACCGTCGTGCGGCGGACGCCGCCGCCGCGCCCGCCTGCCGTCTTCCCGCGCGTCGTCCGGGAGGACTTCGTGCGGCGGCTCGCGGAGAAGGTGCCGCCGATCGCGGTGCTCGAGCCGGTCCCCGACTATCGGCCGCAGTGCTGCTTCGCGGGAACGGCCGCGAGCACGTGCCGGAGCGACGACGCGAACGCGATGTGCTGGCAGGATGCCGGCGACGGCTGCGGCCCGCGCGAGCTCGAGGACGGCCTCGTCGCGTACTGGCCCGAGGAGGCGCCGGTCGCCGGCGCCTCGCCGCGGTGGGGGGAGGTCACGCGCGAGGACCAACACCGCGCGATCCGCGAGATCCTGCGCGTCCTCGCGGAGCGCCAGCCCGCGAAGCCGGTCGGCCTCGTCGCCTTCGCCGTCGGCTACGTCGAGTCCGGCTTCAACCCGACCGCCGAGCATCCGAGGACGAAGGCCTGCGGGCTCTATCAGTTCCTGCGCGGGACGTGGCGCGACTACGCGCGCGCCGACGTCGCCGACGATCCCGACGCGTGCCGCGACCCGCGCGAGAACGCCGCAACGGGTCTTGCGTTCCTGACCCATCTCTA harbors:
- a CDS encoding DUF4143 domain-containing protein, producing the protein MAFTRVLVDELAAACRRRTPLLQVIVGPRTVGKTTAAEQRGSSPKLVLWNNALVNALSLRSFSQAIGDGGWWGRLVENAVGAHLLNGLPGPDWSVTYWRDGDAEVDFVVAHGTRVWALEVKSGRPGKVSGLQAFRKRYPKATVWLIGAGGLGLEDFFGQPATHWFRRLVFRADIPGRVALVGGRERARKFRRGALGRRELLAFGPGPR
- a CDS encoding DsbA family protein — encoded protein: MKTFQKTFLSAVLIVSVAACQNQAGGDKAAGDGQTAKTEAKGAAPTLEMYVMSQCPYGVQVVNAVAPVKQQLGDGLNLKIGYIGNGAAGNFQSLHGPAEVKGDIAQLCAAKQAPKKYLDLIVCQNKNPRAVDTNWKDCAGQAGIDAAALETCVNGDEGQQLLAASFAEAQQKGAQGSPTMVLDGKPYDGGRKTRDFLKAACNATTGDQPEACKNIPVPPAVHAIFFSDRRCAECNIAPLEPRIKNELGGLQVQHVDYMSEDGKKLYQELRGLDPNFKVLPAILVDADEVVKDAEGYTALQGYMQPLGKWRTLRLDAKFDPTAEICDNGGLDDDGDGKADCADDQCTDAKACRQAKPRTLDLFVMSQCPYGAQAMVAANDVVQHFGKDITLNVHFIGQMEGDKLTSMHGQAEVDEDLREICAAAKYPKDHQFAKYLACRSKDYRNPGWQPCAKEAGMDEKVIQKCFEGEGKDLLKKSFQFAESLKIGASPTFLSNNRREFNAVDAASLQKQFCADNPDVKGCAQPIGAKQG
- a CDS encoding 3-oxoacid CoA-transferase subunit A, producing MPTTRICESAHAAVADITDGATLLVHSFGPPQAWPTDCLLALAERGVRDLTVVCNTPAGGPTSLNVLADKKQIRRLVCSYLASPAIPTAIAEQVRGGEIELEMVPQGTLIERIRAGGAGLAGFYTPTGVGTVAAHGKEEREIDGRRYLFERAIRGDFALLQAHRADGAGNLTYRRGMRNFAPAMATAAATTIAEVKEIVGVGGLDPEAVVTPGVFVDRIVKTTLQLDIGVLRQILMGAGRTVATEGRALRDGEATGLPPELMALKAATLLRDGEYVNLGIGLPTMVSNFIAGRDVTLHSENGILGYGPFPAEGEEDLDLYNASGQFITQLPGAAYFDSNVSFAMARTGRVTTVVLGAFEVAQNGDLANWTTGEGSSGGIGGAMDLAAGGARVIAICYHCERGGRSKLVERLAYPATALGCVQAIVTDLAYIDVDADGFLLREIAPGISVDDVKRATAAPLRVASDVREMDFAS
- a CDS encoding type II toxin-antitoxin system VapC family toxin, which produces MLNLDTHVLLHAVAGRLSTAETRLLRNDQWSVSAIVFWEIAKLAQLGRIEVDLDDADVVRALARVHVWPLTREIARTSTRLDVRSDPADEIIGATSIVHRVPLVTRDRVLKRSRLIPKP
- a CDS encoding type II toxin-antitoxin system Phd/YefM family antitoxin, which codes for MRHIAAAKFKEQCLALLEEVGPEGIVITKRGKPVAKLVPLTADSASLIGALRGKLKIKGDIMSTGIRWHAES
- a CDS encoding peroxiredoxin; translated protein: MSPTVAHDLDEMDRARERGHESLVPALLAAVVALAVTLGIPASPLASPLLEPGDPFPVWSLRDHTGAVVTSQSLAGKTYLLWFYPKAQTPGCTTEGRGLRDRFEDFRARGIEILGVSFDDPEANAAFVKAEGFPFRLLSDTDKTLATQVGAVWVSLQPVPSRISYLVGPDGKVRKVFGDVTPATHAGDVLSGL
- a CDS encoding right-handed parallel beta-helix repeat-containing protein, producing the protein MRAGLLPLVLALVCPHVAGAAIYTVAPSGGDFTVIQDALDAAQAGDTVVVHEKPTPYFERLVFPRSGNAVDGFITLTAAPDETPILDGTGVAGDQSMVLLDSRSYLKVVGFEIRNNPGVTDGSGVRILGSGSHLEIRDNRIHDMRGQNAMGITVYATEPTPISDLVIDGNEIWDCEPATSEALTLNGNVDGFVVSDNFVHDVDNIGIDCIGGETDIQPDPAKVCRNGVIRGNRVARARSSYGGGFAAGIYVDGGRDVVIENNLVTECDVGMEIGAENGGTVTSGIVVRNNVIHGNDKAGLGFGGYAAYTGRVADCRFTGNTLYKNDTLGAGFGELWIQYAEDNVVRSNVVYATGQNKLVVSEYGNVNTVLDDNVWWTDAGPAAARFSWNATEYVGFAAYRAGTGQDAGSLFADPLLAAPASGDFHLGAGSPAIDAGDPSYVPAVGETDLDGAARKNGPRVDCGADEATTCGNGSTEPPELCDDANLVDGDGCDSNCTPTGCGNGITTAGEQCDDGGTSGGDCCDAACQLEANGLPCDDANPCTTGDACTTGACGGATEPASDCTSALGGQLQIKDRTLAGAPDAGNQLAWQWKKGDATTAAEVGNPLASTARYDLCVYAQTSGVSSLAAHLRVPGGGTCRGKACWKTSGGGGTFKYADKDATPDGVTQMTVRSGVAGKPQIQLKARGIHLAVPALPLAQDPAVVVQLHASTGACWTQGYGAPAARSDTGQFKDKAN
- a CDS encoding aldo/keto reductase, which encodes MPTTIPRLGLGTWRMGEDAFQRAHEVAALRLGLDLGLGLIDTAEMYGEGGAEEVVGEAIAGRRDDVYLVSKIYPQNATRRGTAAACERSLKRLRTDRLDLYLLHWRGGTPLAEVVEQLEALVRAGKIVRWGVSNFDVDDMDELRAAGGTRAGANQVLYNLARREADWGLLPWCRRHRIPVMAYTPFGGGVLKHRVVRAIADAHGAAPAAVALAWVLDQRGVVTIPKASRPAHVRENRAALDLALSAADREQLARAFPAPEGPVALRTA
- a CDS encoding lytic transglycosylase domain-containing protein, translating into MRCLPVVTAVLSLALAAAAGDVEASIQGKGRSRSAATVVRRTPPPRPPAVFPRVVREDFVRRLAEKVPPIAVLEPVPDYRPQCCFAGTAASTCRSDDANAMCWQDAGDGCGPRELEDGLVAYWPEEAPVAGASPRWGEVTREDQHRAIREILRVLAERQPAKPVGLVAFAVGYVESGFNPTAEHPRTKACGLYQFLRGTWRDYARADVADDPDACRDPRENAATGLAFLTHLYDTHLGTIVEQTPSWDTLSEWDRLTAIFVGLYSLHNYGPNDPRWLDEENGARQIALAHVGVLKEFYEGIAGELRRGAAPARAAKRRR